In one window of Catalinimonas alkaloidigena DNA:
- a CDS encoding peptidase domain-containing ABC transporter: MIETAIHRLVELVRQEEAPAIEKPALSPTCDVHSLESLIAGLAERAEQVSLRILRHHIPRTLFRQHVVRADFPVVAFVQEGERWAPVIFTHDKETQAFQYTDIGEMPRAVDAELLRNLHADDHDQVLYLAVFAHETLVSEEDASGVAKVLKPVQRFYRMLKAERRDITYIYIYAIAAGLITLSLPLGIQAIIGLISGGLVFNSVVVLISLVIVGVFLSGALQVMQLTLVEILQRRLFAKAAFEFSYRVPRVKLEAWNGHHPPELMNRFFDVVTVQKGLPKVLIELTAAALQILFGLVLLAFYHPFFVFFGLALLLYLFLIFYFTGTKGLETSLTESKYKYRIAYWLQELARNVTTFKLTGRSNLALQKTDHLLDGYLRYRKKHFKVLLTQFINIVTFKTIITGSLLVLGTLLVVDRQITLGQFVASEVIIVLILGAVEKTILSMETIYDTLTGVEKIAQVTDLPLERLNGIGLPSSKQDTTPGLQLQVRKLRYTEEHQHEVLLDNLSFDLQPGERLALAGFDSSGKEALLRILAGVQTHFEGDVRFDGVSARDVYLPDLRHYVSKNVSRDDLFNGTLLENITLGKPQISYQDVRWAMSQTRLDEEVGALPEGLETELLPGGRNLPPAVASRIMLARCIVSRPRLLILNDFLQALDRRSKQEMIAMLTDSRHPWSLLCVSNDPTVLAACDRVLILHEGALVAEGTYEALHQQQNPFLQQL, translated from the coding sequence ATGATCGAGACGGCTATTCACCGGTTGGTGGAACTTGTTCGCCAGGAAGAGGCACCGGCGATCGAGAAACCTGCCTTGTCCCCTACGTGCGATGTTCATTCGCTGGAGTCCCTTATTGCCGGTCTGGCAGAGCGGGCCGAGCAAGTGTCGTTGCGCATCCTGCGACACCACATACCGCGCACACTTTTCCGGCAGCACGTCGTGCGGGCCGATTTCCCGGTTGTGGCCTTCGTGCAGGAAGGCGAGCGGTGGGCGCCCGTCATTTTCACACACGATAAAGAAACACAGGCATTTCAGTACACCGACATCGGGGAGATGCCCCGCGCGGTCGATGCCGAACTGTTGCGGAACCTGCACGCCGACGACCACGATCAGGTGCTGTACCTGGCGGTGTTTGCGCACGAAACGCTGGTAAGCGAAGAAGATGCCTCGGGGGTGGCCAAAGTGCTGAAGCCGGTGCAGCGCTTTTACCGCATGCTGAAAGCGGAGCGGCGCGACATCACCTACATCTACATCTACGCCATTGCGGCGGGACTGATCACGCTTTCGTTGCCGCTGGGCATTCAGGCCATCATCGGTTTGATCTCGGGCGGGCTGGTGTTTAACTCGGTCGTGGTGTTGATTTCGCTCGTGATCGTGGGCGTTTTTCTGAGTGGCGCCTTGCAGGTGATGCAGCTGACGCTGGTCGAAATTTTGCAGCGCCGGTTGTTTGCCAAAGCGGCGTTCGAGTTTTCGTACCGGGTGCCGCGGGTAAAGCTGGAAGCGTGGAACGGCCACCATCCGCCGGAGCTGATGAACCGGTTCTTCGACGTGGTGACGGTGCAAAAGGGGTTGCCCAAGGTCCTGATCGAACTGACGGCTGCAGCCCTGCAAATTCTGTTCGGCCTGGTGCTGCTGGCCTTTTACCACCCCTTCTTCGTATTTTTTGGGTTGGCCCTGCTGCTCTACCTCTTTCTGATCTTTTACTTCACGGGCACCAAAGGCCTGGAAACCAGCCTGACGGAATCGAAGTACAAGTACCGCATTGCCTACTGGCTACAAGAGCTGGCCCGCAACGTGACGACGTTCAAGCTGACGGGGCGCAGCAACCTGGCTTTGCAAAAAACCGATCATCTGCTCGACGGTTACCTGCGCTACCGCAAGAAGCACTTCAAGGTGTTGCTGACGCAGTTTATCAACATCGTCACGTTCAAGACCATCATCACAGGTAGCCTGCTGGTGCTGGGTACCCTGTTGGTCGTCGACCGGCAGATTACCCTCGGGCAGTTTGTGGCTTCGGAGGTGATCATCGTGTTGATTCTGGGCGCGGTCGAAAAGACCATCCTCAGCATGGAGACGATCTACGACACGCTGACGGGCGTGGAAAAAATTGCGCAGGTGACCGATTTGCCTCTGGAACGCCTCAACGGCATTGGCCTGCCCTCTTCCAAGCAAGACACCACGCCGGGTCTGCAGTTGCAGGTGCGGAAACTCCGCTATACCGAAGAGCACCAGCATGAAGTGTTGTTAGACAACCTATCGTTCGACCTGCAGCCCGGCGAGCGGCTGGCGCTGGCAGGTTTTGATTCGAGCGGGAAAGAAGCGCTGCTCCGCATCTTGGCGGGGGTGCAGACCCATTTTGAGGGCGACGTGCGCTTCGATGGCGTTTCGGCCCGCGACGTGTACCTGCCCGACCTCCGGCATTACGTGAGCAAGAACGTATCGCGCGACGACCTGTTTAACGGTACGCTGCTCGAAAACATCACCCTGGGCAAACCACAGATCAGCTATCAGGACGTGCGTTGGGCCATGAGCCAGACCCGCCTCGACGAAGAGGTCGGCGCCCTGCCCGAGGGACTGGAAACCGAACTGTTGCCCGGCGGGCGGAACCTGCCCCCGGCAGTTGCCAGCCGCATCATGCTGGCGCGTTGCATTGTGTCGCGGCCCCGGCTCCTGATCCTGAACGATTTTCTTCAGGCCCTGGATCGGCGTTCCAAGCAGGAGATGATCGCCATGCTGACGGACTCGCGCCATCCGTGGTCGTTGTTGTGCGTGTCGAACGATCCGACGGTGCTGGCCGCGTGCGACCGGGTGCTGATCCTCCACGAAGGCGCGCTGGTGGCCGAGGGCACCTACGAAGCATTGCACCAACAACAGAATCCATTCTTACAACAACTGTAG